Proteins encoded by one window of Microcoleus sp. FACHB-68:
- a CDS encoding TPM domain-containing protein, protein MKQLLKQIFSTFQYHTRLLLSIAALVLATQFVMAPAHATGVYQMPSLSAGERTWVLDEDDAISRLNEGRISSALEKLADQTGKEVRFVTIHRLDYGETIESFTDKLFEKWFPTSEAQANQALLVLDTVTNTAAIRTGDKVKTVLSDEIAQSVASETLLVPLQQGNKYNQAFLDAGDRLVAVLSGQPDPGAPVVVDTTNVESTFKKAEETNTGNATIVVVVLLIAATVIPMVTYFFYQGFS, encoded by the coding sequence ATTAAACAGCTCCTCAAACAAATATTCAGCACTTTTCAATATCATACCCGTCTTCTTTTGTCAATAGCGGCGCTCGTTTTGGCAACGCAATTTGTGATGGCACCGGCACACGCCACCGGCGTCTATCAAATGCCGAGTTTATCAGCCGGTGAGCGCACTTGGGTACTCGATGAAGATGATGCCATCAGCCGGCTTAATGAAGGGCGGATCAGCAGCGCCTTGGAGAAGCTAGCCGATCAAACCGGCAAAGAAGTCCGGTTTGTCACCATCCACCGGCTTGACTACGGCGAAACCATCGAAAGCTTTACCGATAAGCTGTTTGAAAAATGGTTTCCCACCTCAGAAGCACAAGCAAATCAAGCCTTATTGGTACTCGATACCGTTACTAACACCGCAGCGATTCGTACTGGGGATAAAGTGAAGACGGTTCTCTCCGATGAAATTGCCCAAAGTGTGGCTTCGGAAACCCTGCTTGTGCCTTTGCAGCAAGGCAATAAATACAATCAAGCCTTTTTAGATGCCGGTGATCGCCTTGTAGCGGTATTATCGGGTCAGCCTGATCCGGGTGCGCCGGTTGTGGTAGACACCACGAACGTTGAAAGCACGTTTAAAAAAGCAGAAGAAACCAACACCGGCAATGCAACCATTGTTGTGGTTGTGCTTTTAATTGCCGCTACGGTTATCCCAATGGTCACTTACTTTTTCTATCAAGGTTTTTCCTAA
- a CDS encoding DUF2817 domain-containing protein codes for MSDTAAFSPDYFTARHRFRCGASAFGCSVEAFAIDEFGQNGEELTIDVAILGSLNPKRVLIVSSGLHGVEGFFGSAVQVALLEGYFQKYSFPQDTALVLLHALNPYGFAWRRRCNEENADLNRNFLLAGEEYHGSPENYPKLDAFFNPTSPPSQFEPFLIKAMALILRYGMPALKNTLPVGQYDFPKGLFFGGNSPSKTQQILAENLPRWVGEATNVVHLDFHTGLGRKFTYKLLIDVPADSEQAQQLIQNFGSDVVSPLTTEGMAYPTRGGLGTWCQAKFPQTRYDFLTAEFGTYPIIQVVEALRAENRAHWWGTPDDPAWERAKQRLVEIFAPADPRWREIALSQGINLVKQACKIISQ; via the coding sequence ATGTCTGACACTGCTGCTTTTTCTCCAGATTACTTTACTGCACGGCATCGCTTTCGTTGCGGGGCGAGTGCTTTCGGATGTTCTGTTGAGGCTTTTGCGATTGACGAATTCGGGCAAAATGGGGAAGAATTGACGATTGATGTGGCAATTTTGGGATCACTCAACCCCAAGCGTGTGCTGATTGTTTCCAGTGGATTGCATGGAGTTGAAGGTTTTTTCGGTTCGGCTGTGCAAGTTGCACTGCTTGAAGGGTATTTTCAGAAGTACAGTTTTCCCCAAGATACTGCTTTAGTTTTACTTCACGCTTTGAATCCCTATGGCTTTGCGTGGCGACGCCGGTGTAATGAAGAGAATGCCGATCTCAATCGTAATTTTCTGTTAGCCGGCGAAGAGTATCACGGCAGTCCAGAAAATTACCCCAAACTCGATGCGTTTTTCAACCCAACTTCACCGCCATCGCAGTTTGAACCTTTTTTAATCAAAGCAATGGCGCTGATTTTGCGTTACGGGATGCCGGCTTTAAAAAATACTTTACCTGTGGGGCAATATGACTTTCCCAAAGGGCTATTTTTTGGAGGCAATTCTCCCTCAAAAACCCAACAAATTTTAGCAGAAAATCTTCCCCGATGGGTGGGAGAGGCAACAAACGTTGTCCATCTTGATTTTCATACCGGCCTTGGTCGCAAATTTACATATAAACTTTTAATTGATGTGCCGGCAGACTCAGAACAAGCCCAACAATTAATTCAAAATTTCGGTTCAGATGTCGTTTCACCCTTGACAACCGAAGGCATGGCTTACCCCACACGCGGCGGTTTAGGAACCTGGTGTCAAGCAAAATTTCCCCAGACACGCTATGACTTTCTCACTGCAGAATTTGGCACCTATCCGATTATCCAAGTTGTTGAAGCCTTGCGGGCAGAAAACCGCGCCCATTGGTGGGGAACGCCCGATGATCCGGCTTGGGAACGGGCAAAGCAGAGATTGGTAGAAATTTTCGCGCCGGCAGATCCCCGGTGGCGTGAAATCGCACTATCTCAAGGCATTAATTTAGTTAAACAAGCCTGCAAAATAATATCTCAGTGA
- a CDS encoding SDR family oxidoreductase translates to MKIAIIGCGYVGSAIARRWREFGHLVTATTTTQTRVAELEEIAQRVEVMKGNDAGAILSVIQDQDAVLLSVGAPGGDAYRESYLETAKTLVEQLKQTSSVKQLIYTGSYSVYGDKNGEWVDEETPVAPANENGEILSETEQVLLGAAGENLKVCILRLGGIYGPDRELVKIFSRAAGTTRPGAGEDRTNWIRLEDIVGSIDFALTKQLQGIYNLVHDVPLTSREVIDRVCERHNLEKVSWDTSARSTRPYNAQVSNQKIKAAGYTLIYPEMLL, encoded by the coding sequence ATGAAGATTGCAATTATCGGCTGTGGCTACGTTGGCAGTGCAATTGCCCGCCGGTGGCGTGAATTCGGCCATCTGGTGACAGCCACAACAACCACCCAAACGCGCGTGGCGGAACTTGAGGAGATCGCGCAGCGCGTAGAGGTGATGAAAGGAAATGATGCCGGCGCAATACTTTCTGTGATTCAAGATCAAGATGCAGTGCTTCTGAGTGTGGGTGCACCGGGGGGAGATGCTTACCGAGAAAGCTACTTGGAGACGGCAAAAACACTGGTAGAACAGTTAAAGCAGACTTCAAGTGTGAAGCAGCTCATCTACACCGGCAGCTATAGTGTTTATGGGGATAAAAATGGGGAATGGGTGGATGAAGAAACCCCCGTTGCACCGGCTAATGAAAATGGTGAAATTTTATCGGAGACAGAACAAGTGTTATTAGGCGCTGCCGGTGAAAACTTGAAAGTTTGTATCCTCCGTTTAGGCGGAATTTACGGCCCTGATCGGGAACTTGTGAAGATTTTCAGTCGGGCTGCCGGCACAACTCGTCCGGGTGCCGGTGAAGATAGGACGAATTGGATTCGCTTAGAAGACATTGTGGGGTCAATCGATTTTGCTCTGACAAAGCAATTACAAGGCATTTACAATCTTGTGCATGATGTTCCACTTACATCCCGCGAAGTCATTGATCGGGTGTGCGAACGTCATAATTTAGAAAAGGTTTCTTGGGATACTTCAGCCCGCTCGACTCGCCCTTATAACGCACAGGTATCTAATCAGAAAATCAAGGCGGCGGGTTATACGCTAATTTATCCTGAGATGCTGCTTTAA
- a CDS encoding gluconokinase — MILLVMGVSGSGKSTIGLLLAQSLNWHFSDADAFHPPANVEKMSRGIPLDDADRQPWIEELQRAIDGWLQEDKNVVLACSALKESYRQLLLRDPERMKVVYLKGSFEAIEQRLRLRADHFMKSDLLRSQFDSLEEPKEGIYADVTEPPATLVENIRSRLGI, encoded by the coding sequence ATGATCCTTCTGGTAATGGGAGTTTCAGGCTCCGGCAAATCCACAATTGGTCTGCTACTAGCCCAATCTTTAAACTGGCATTTCAGCGATGCCGACGCTTTTCATCCACCGGCAAACGTTGAGAAGATGAGCCGTGGTATTCCCCTAGACGATGCAGATCGGCAACCGTGGATCGAAGAACTGCAACGGGCTATCGATGGGTGGTTGCAGGAAGACAAAAATGTGGTGCTAGCGTGTTCAGCCCTTAAAGAGAGCTACCGTCAGTTACTTCTGCGAGATCCGGAACGCATGAAAGTTGTTTACCTCAAGGGTTCTTTTGAGGCAATTGAGCAACGGCTGCGTTTGCGTGCGGATCACTTTATGAAAAGTGATTTGTTGCGAAGTCAATTTGATAGTCTTGAGGAGCCAAAAGAAGGAATTTATGCAGATGTAACTGAACCGCCGGCAACACTTGTTGAAAATATTAGAAGCCGGTTAGGGATCTAA
- a CDS encoding VOC family protein yields the protein MTLGSVNHLSLTVSDRSKSEPFYNAILGFMGYQQVEKTDEFIMWWLKDAGAILIYTGNPNSPNKIHDRYSPGLHHLAFNAGSREQVDNLYKLIVEIGATVLDPPAEYNHYAPGYYAVFFADPDGIKLELVYMPNLPE from the coding sequence ATGACCCTTGGTAGTGTGAATCACCTAAGCCTAACGGTTAGTGATCGATCCAAATCAGAACCGTTTTATAACGCGATTTTAGGATTCATGGGCTATCAGCAGGTGGAAAAAACCGATGAGTTCATCATGTGGTGGTTAAAGGATGCTGGAGCCATCTTAATTTACACCGGCAACCCGAATTCCCCGAACAAAATCCATGATCGCTACTCACCAGGATTGCACCATCTTGCTTTTAACGCCGGCAGCCGTGAACAAGTCGATAATTTATATAAGCTGATAGTCGAGATAGGCGCTACAGTTCTCGATCCACCAGCCGAATACAACCATTACGCACCGGGTTACTACGCAGTCTTCTTTGCCGATCCTGATGGAATTAAACTGGAATTGGTTTATATGCCTAATCTTCCTGAATAA
- the aqpZ gene encoding aquaporin Z has protein sequence MIKALIRFAGNKQHTSQENLLKGEINRIMNSRARIFIAEMIGTMVLVLGGCGSAVLAGKQIGYLGVSLAFGLSLLVMCYTIGGISGCHVNPVVSISLVFANKVKKSLLPIYIGAQVVGAILGAGILYAIASGKPGFDISAGFATNGYGAHSPEGYGLFAAAITEIVLTFFLIIAVMATTHPKYIPSGFASIPIGLVLVLIHLVGIPVTNTSVNPARSIGVAIFQGGWALEQLWLFILAPIVGGILAVLVYNIISADQ, from the coding sequence TTGATAAAAGCGTTAATTCGCTTTGCCGGCAACAAGCAACACACGTCGCAAGAAAACTTGTTGAAAGGCGAAATAAACAGAATTATGAATAGCAGAGCAAGAATTTTCATTGCCGAAATGATCGGCACAATGGTTTTAGTTTTAGGGGGATGTGGCAGTGCAGTTTTAGCCGGCAAACAAATAGGCTATTTAGGGGTTTCCCTCGCCTTTGGTTTATCTTTATTAGTGATGTGTTACACCATTGGCGGTATCTCCGGATGTCACGTCAATCCAGTAGTTAGCATCAGTTTAGTTTTTGCCAACAAAGTTAAGAAATCTTTGCTGCCAATTTATATTGGCGCTCAAGTGGTTGGGGCAATACTGGGTGCCGGCATTTTATATGCAATCGCATCAGGAAAACCCGGCTTTGATATCAGTGCCGGTTTTGCGACGAATGGGTATGGAGCGCATTCTCCTGAAGGTTACGGACTGTTTGCAGCAGCCATCACTGAAATCGTCTTAACCTTCTTTTTGATAATTGCCGTCATGGCAACCACCCATCCTAAATACATTCCATCGGGTTTTGCCAGTATTCCGATTGGTTTAGTATTGGTTCTCATTCATTTAGTCGGCATTCCAGTAACCAATACTTCAGTGAATCCAGCCAGAAGTATTGGTGTGGCGATTTTCCAAGGCGGGTGGGCTTTAGAACAGCTTTGGTTGTTTATTTTAGCGCCAATTGTTGGAGGAATTTTAGCGGTTTTGGTGTATAACATCATTAGCGCTGATCAATAG
- a CDS encoding 3-isopropylmalate dehydratase large subunit: MGMTLTEKILARAAGREAVEPGENIWVDVDLLMTHDVCGPGTIGVFKREFGADAKVWNSEKIVLIPDHYIFTADERANRNVDILRDFAREQGIKYFYDITDRSDFKANPDYKGVCHIALAQEGHTRPGEVLFGTDSHTCNAGAFGQFATGIGNTDAGFIMGTGKLLIKVPATMRFILDGEMPDYLLAKDLILQIIGDISVSGATYRTMEFAGEAVERMTMEERMTLCNMVIEAGGKNGTIAPDQTTFDYVRARTDKPFESVYTDADAKFYSTWRGDVSKLEPVVAQPHSPDNRALARECSDVKIHRVYIGSCTGGKTSDFMNAARILKGKQVKVPTYLVPATQKVYEDLFSQKYEGQTLSEIFLAAGCIEPAAPSCAACLGGPKDTFGRVNEPEICVSTTNRNFPGRMGNKEAGIYLASPYTAAASALTGYVTDPREFLS, from the coding sequence ATGGGGATGACCCTCACTGAAAAGATATTGGCACGAGCTGCCGGTCGTGAGGCTGTGGAGCCGGGGGAGAATATCTGGGTTGATGTTGATTTGTTAATGACCCATGATGTTTGTGGCCCTGGAACGATTGGCGTTTTTAAGCGCGAATTCGGTGCAGATGCCAAGGTTTGGAATTCTGAGAAGATTGTTCTGATCCCAGACCATTACATTTTCACGGCGGATGAGCGAGCTAACCGCAACGTGGATATTCTGCGAGATTTTGCACGCGAGCAGGGGATTAAATATTTCTACGACATCACTGATCGCTCGGATTTTAAGGCAAATCCGGATTATAAGGGTGTTTGCCACATTGCCCTAGCTCAGGAAGGTCACACCCGTCCGGGAGAAGTGCTGTTTGGCACGGATTCTCACACTTGCAACGCCGGCGCGTTTGGTCAGTTTGCCACCGGCATTGGCAATACGGATGCCGGTTTTATTATGGGCACCGGCAAGTTGCTGATCAAAGTGCCGGCGACGATGCGGTTTATCCTTGATGGGGAAATGCCGGATTATTTGCTGGCAAAAGATTTGATTTTGCAAATTATTGGGGATATCAGCGTCTCTGGTGCCACTTACCGGACAATGGAATTTGCCGGCGAGGCGGTTGAGCGGATGACGATGGAAGAGCGGATGACGCTGTGCAATATGGTGATTGAAGCCGGCGGCAAAAATGGGACGATTGCGCCGGATCAAACGACGTTTGACTATGTTCGCGCCCGCACTGATAAGCCGTTTGAGTCGGTTTACACTGACGCTGATGCCAAGTTCTACAGCACTTGGCGGGGTGATGTCTCTAAATTAGAGCCGGTGGTTGCCCAACCTCACTCCCCTGATAATCGCGCCCTAGCACGAGAATGCAGCGATGTTAAGATTCATCGCGTCTATATCGGTTCCTGCACCGGCGGCAAAACTTCAGACTTTATGAACGCCGCCCGTATTCTCAAAGGCAAACAGGTAAAGGTGCCGACTTATTTGGTGCCGGCTACCCAAAAGGTTTATGAAGACCTGTTTAGCCAGAAATACGAGGGACAAACGCTGTCGGAGATTTTCTTGGCTGCTGGTTGCATTGAGCCGGCTGCACCTTCCTGCGCCGCTTGTTTGGGTGGGCCGAAAGATACCTTTGGTCGGGTGAATGAACCAGAAATCTGCGTATCCACCACCAACCGCAATTTCCCTGGACGTATGGGCAATAAAGAGGCCGGTATTTATCTCGCCTCACCTTACACAGCCGCAGCTTCCGCACTCACCGGCTACGTGACAGATCCCCGCGAATTCCTCAGCTAA
- a CDS encoding TolC family protein, with protein sequence MSTLRHLIAAGLGVTVALSNIKPSSSQTTPSSTPADPFAGDSYLLRKDVTWATTPASSQSSPNAEGTADDGSNQQLISDKRETAEAEQVPLQARENPLTGASRPAPAYLNPDPNPLQFPTKPEEVRVVGTQPITLQQAIELARRNNQDLQVAEQQLQRSRYSLQEALSAELPSLDLNADVTRSDSAQGQLQNERLEQQQPGQEGASTISRSLSGQLELSYDVITSGRRSANIKAADRQVKLNQLEVERIDEQLQLDVANAYYDVQQADEQVRIAQSAVRNAQQSLRDAEALERAGVGTRFDVLRAQVQLANETQNLTQSLRDQQVSQRQLAQLLSLSLPTNISAADPVEVAGFWNLTLEESIVQAFRNRAELEQQLVQREINEQQRRVALAGGRPQVSVFGNYNVLDVFADDFDITDGYAVGARLRWNLYNGGATRARANQEEVDTQIAETQFADQRNQVRLQVEQAYYDLRANFENIQTSSVEVERSREALRLARLRFQAGVGTQSEVIDAESELTRSEGNRVRAILGYNRALATMLRAVSNTPTAGDVTISP encoded by the coding sequence ATGTCAACCTTGCGTCATCTGATAGCTGCTGGACTAGGTGTTACAGTCGCCCTCAGCAACATCAAACCCAGTTCCTCCCAAACAACACCCTCCTCCACTCCTGCCGATCCATTTGCAGGAGATTCATACTTATTGCGGAAAGATGTAACGTGGGCTACAACCCCCGCCTCCAGCCAATCCTCGCCCAATGCAGAAGGGACAGCCGACGACGGGAGTAACCAGCAGCTTATCAGCGACAAAAGAGAGACAGCCGAAGCTGAACAAGTGCCCTTACAAGCGCGAGAGAATCCTTTAACGGGGGCATCAAGACCGGCTCCTGCCTACCTCAACCCCGACCCGAACCCCCTGCAATTTCCCACCAAACCGGAAGAAGTGAGAGTGGTGGGAACTCAGCCGATCACCTTGCAGCAGGCGATTGAACTGGCACGGCGCAACAATCAAGATTTACAGGTAGCCGAGCAACAATTACAACGTTCTCGCTATTCCCTGCAAGAAGCGCTGTCGGCAGAACTGCCTTCACTAGATTTAAATGCCGATGTCACCCGTTCAGATTCGGCACAGGGACAGCTGCAAAATGAGCGGCTGGAGCAACAACAACCGGGCCAGGAGGGCGCAAGTACCATCTCGCGTAGCTTGAGTGGCCAGTTAGAGTTAAGTTACGACGTGATCACATCGGGGCGTCGCTCTGCTAACATCAAAGCCGCAGACAGACAAGTCAAGCTGAATCAGTTAGAAGTCGAGCGCATTGATGAGCAATTGCAGCTCGATGTGGCGAATGCTTATTACGATGTGCAGCAAGCCGATGAGCAAGTGCGGATCGCTCAATCTGCCGTAAGAAATGCTCAACAAAGTTTGCGGGATGCCGAGGCATTGGAACGCGCCGGCGTGGGAACCCGCTTTGATGTATTGCGGGCGCAGGTGCAGTTAGCGAATGAGACGCAAAATTTGACCCAATCGCTACGCGATCAGCAAGTTTCCCAGCGCCAGTTGGCTCAGTTGTTGAGTTTGTCTCTGCCGACGAATATTTCAGCCGCAGATCCCGTAGAAGTGGCCGGTTTTTGGAATCTCACGCTAGAAGAGAGCATCGTGCAGGCGTTTAGAAACCGCGCTGAATTGGAACAACAGTTAGTACAGCGGGAAATTAACGAACAGCAGCGGCGGGTGGCGCTGGCTGGTGGGCGTCCTCAAGTCAGTGTATTTGGCAACTACAACGTGTTAGATGTGTTTGCCGATGATTTTGACATTACTGATGGTTACGCCGTCGGAGCGCGGTTGAGATGGAATTTATATAATGGGGGCGCGACTAGGGCTAGGGCCAATCAGGAGGAAGTCGATACGCAGATCGCGGAAACTCAGTTTGCCGATCAGCGCAACCAAGTTCGCTTGCAGGTGGAGCAAGCCTACTACGATTTGAGGGCTAATTTTGAAAATATTCAAACGTCTTCTGTGGAGGTAGAGCGCTCACGGGAAGCTTTGCGTCTGGCACGGTTGCGCTTCCAAGCCGGTGTGGGCACCCAAAGTGAAGTGATTGATGCTGAAAGTGAGTTAACTCGTTCTGAGGGCAACCGAGTGCGAGCAATTCTCGGTTATAATCGAGCGCTGGCCACGATGTTACGGGCTGTGAGCAATACTCCGACTGCCGGCGATGTGACAATTTCTCCTTAA
- the rppB gene encoding two-component system sensor histidine kinase RppB — MNQNKLFQLTRWRLASWYAGVMGLILSLCGLGVYEAITHAHWVTIDRELESVAGTLHDSIEPLLKQPGRLEPAAEKLLPDICLAGQECQNSPTNPARHTAGALHQGAYYVRLVDLSERLIALAGSQPTGLPATSTEKLWRTLKDAGGNRYRQISLPLHTQNNRDWGYLQVGRSLKDFDDYLAAIAWILFLGLPIAMIAVAGAGWWLAGLAMQPIYRSYQQIQQFTSDAAHELRTPLAAIRATVESVLRMTHLSDCEARDTLRVIERQNHRLSQLVQDLLLLSRMDRETQPPNPQSQILCCLNDLISDVAEELADLAIAAGVKLTTDIRTNKPVAVVGDEEQLYRLVLNLVVNAIQYTPAGGQVTVILERGNHHAMIHVQDTGIGIVPAEQTRIFDRFYRVNSDRSRHTGGSGLGLPIAQAIAQAHQGSIQVSSILNKGSSFTILLPFR; from the coding sequence GTGAACCAAAATAAACTTTTTCAGCTAACTCGGTGGCGATTGGCTAGTTGGTATGCCGGCGTCATGGGTCTAATTTTAAGCCTGTGTGGGTTAGGCGTCTACGAAGCCATCACTCACGCCCACTGGGTAACAATAGATCGCGAATTAGAATCGGTTGCCGGCACCCTGCACGATAGCATTGAACCACTACTGAAACAGCCCGGACGCTTAGAACCGGCAGCGGAGAAACTCTTGCCAGACATCTGTTTAGCCGGCCAAGAGTGCCAGAACTCCCCAACAAACCCTGCGCGTCATACTGCCGGTGCGCTGCATCAAGGCGCGTATTACGTGCGCTTAGTGGATCTTTCAGAACGCTTAATTGCCCTCGCCGGCAGCCAACCCACAGGATTACCAGCCACCTCCACAGAAAAATTGTGGCGCACCCTCAAAGATGCCGGCGGTAACCGCTACCGTCAAATTTCCCTGCCACTGCATACCCAAAACAACCGCGACTGGGGATATCTTCAAGTCGGACGATCACTCAAAGACTTTGATGACTATCTCGCCGCAATCGCATGGATTTTATTTTTAGGATTGCCCATTGCCATGATTGCAGTTGCCGGTGCCGGCTGGTGGCTGGCGGGACTAGCAATGCAACCGATTTACCGATCGTACCAACAAATCCAACAATTCACCTCCGATGCCGCCCACGAGTTGCGAACCCCTTTAGCCGCCATCAGAGCAACCGTTGAATCCGTTCTCAGAATGACTCACCTCAGCGACTGTGAAGCACGAGACACCCTGCGAGTCATTGAGCGCCAGAACCACCGGCTGTCCCAGCTTGTTCAGGATCTATTACTCCTGTCGCGCATGGACAGAGAAACCCAACCCCCAAATCCCCAATCCCAAATTCTCTGTTGTCTTAACGATCTAATCAGTGATGTAGCCGAAGAATTAGCGGATCTGGCGATTGCAGCCGGTGTTAAGCTCACCACAGACATCCGAACTAACAAACCCGTGGCAGTGGTGGGTGACGAAGAACAGCTTTATCGTTTAGTTTTAAACTTAGTCGTCAACGCCATTCAATACACCCCTGCCGGTGGCCAAGTCACGGTTATTTTAGAGCGCGGCAACCACCATGCTATGATTCACGTCCAGGACACCGGCATTGGCATCGTGCCGGCAGAGCAAACGCGAATTTTTGACCGTTTCTATCGAGTCAACAGCGATCGCTCCCGGCACACAGGCGGTTCAGGACTCGGCTTGCCGATCGCTCAAGCCATTGCCCAAGCTCACCAGGGTAGCATCCAGGTTTCGAGCATCTTAAACAAAGGCAGCAGCTTTACAATTTTATTGCCCTTCCGGTAA
- a CDS encoding DJ-1/PfpI family protein — translation MAGKKILMLVGDFVEDYEVMVPFQALLMVGHTVHAVCPDKKAGEIIRTAVHDFEGDQTYSEKPGHNFTLNATFDEVNAADYDALVVPGGRAPEYIRLNDKVLEITRHFAQTKKPMAAICHGLLVLSAAGVLEGRRCTAYPACSFDVLRAGGKYSEIPASEALVDGNLVTAPAWPAHPRWLAEFLKLLGTRIEHSERVAV, via the coding sequence ATGGCCGGCAAGAAAATTTTAATGCTCGTTGGTGATTTTGTGGAAGATTACGAGGTGATGGTGCCTTTTCAAGCTTTACTAATGGTGGGTCACACGGTTCATGCTGTTTGCCCGGATAAGAAAGCCGGTGAGATTATTCGCACTGCTGTTCACGATTTTGAGGGCGATCAAACTTATAGCGAGAAACCGGGTCATAATTTTACTTTAAACGCTACGTTTGATGAAGTGAATGCCGCAGACTACGATGCACTTGTTGTCCCAGGTGGCAGAGCACCGGAATATATCCGCTTGAACGATAAGGTGTTGGAAATCACTCGCCATTTTGCCCAAACAAAAAAGCCAATGGCCGCAATTTGTCACGGCTTGTTGGTTTTATCGGCTGCCGGTGTTTTAGAAGGCCGGCGCTGCACAGCTTACCCAGCCTGTAGCTTTGATGTACTGAGGGCAGGAGGCAAATACAGCGAGATTCCCGCCTCGGAAGCGCTGGTAGATGGCAATTTGGTAACCGCACCGGCATGGCCGGCTCATCCCCGCTGGCTGGCTGAATTCCTCAAGCTGTTGGGCACTCGGATTGAACATTCAGAACGGGTTGCTGTGTAA
- a CDS encoding cupin domain-containing protein translates to MSLIKQVEIRTLTSAKSGMVEFYTPQSSHETMLVQVAAGVVDDIFVHHFQTDQLLVVRGSFVLVILQNRQYRYIPLSEHLPAVVTIPPGVPHGAINFSEEPCVMVNAVLRHGIANERDYRPMKPRIPYNMAAAKAALEQLLSLATA, encoded by the coding sequence ATGAGTCTAATTAAGCAGGTAGAAATCCGGACTTTAACATCAGCGAAGTCTGGAATGGTTGAGTTTTACACACCTCAGTCTAGCCACGAAACCATGTTAGTTCAGGTGGCGGCTGGGGTTGTTGACGATATATTTGTGCATCATTTCCAAACTGATCAACTGCTCGTGGTGCGCGGGAGTTTTGTGTTAGTAATCTTACAAAACCGGCAATATCGGTATATTCCTTTAAGCGAACACCTGCCGGCGGTTGTGACGATTCCTCCCGGCGTACCTCACGGTGCGATAAACTTTAGCGAGGAACCGTGTGTTATGGTGAATGCTGTATTAAGACATGGCATCGCTAACGAGCGAGATTACCGTCCCATGAAGCCACGAATTCCCTATAATATGGCAGCGGCTAAAGCAGCTCTAGAACAGCTTCTTAGTCTTGCTACAGCATAA
- a CDS encoding DUF167 domain-containing protein, whose product MEVIKVKVKPNSKQQTIQEEPDGSFTVHLKSPPVDGKANEELIKVLAKKFEIPKSQITIKSGLSSRNKLINLG is encoded by the coding sequence ATGGAAGTTATCAAAGTCAAAGTCAAACCCAATTCCAAACAACAAACCATACAGGAAGAACCGGATGGAAGTTTTACGGTACATTTGAAGTCGCCGCCGGTGGATGGCAAAGCAAATGAGGAATTAATAAAAGTTCTAGCTAAAAAGTTTGAGATTCCTAAATCCCAAATTACGATTAAATCAGGCTTGTCTTCAAGAAATAAGCTTATTAATTTGGGATAA